From Triticum urartu cultivar G1812 chromosome 2, Tu2.1, whole genome shotgun sequence, a single genomic window includes:
- the LOC125540285 gene encoding uncharacterized protein LOC125540285 isoform X2 — protein MALPAIPDELLVEILLRLPTPEDLIRASAACVSFRRLVADRAFLRRFRKLHPAPLLGFLDYKGFPPAVPPHPSARAASAVASAADFDFTFLPAPYWGWTVREVRDGRVLLDRPCRHDELGPLFKEMVVCDPLHRRYLLLPPIPDDLAAPAVCQILIERDCFADCFLAPSGDEEEAEAMEEETSFRVFWLVLLQTKRAVLAFSSSTGQWRAITSLTCSLLGFVLSTWTLLSVSRHYAHGCFYWISGLSEKLLVLDIRRMEFSMPDHPPCVRVLRGDVAIVEAGQGVTVMFVPKPDTSRRVYTVWRNNGWSSTQWQMENEAFSLDSGSFMIGAVGRHLLLHYGMISSVKTGCYTRDVNTLQLERVCDSCPHQSEAYCNFPPSLLSSPTVSSGPETVS, from the exons TCCCCGACGAGCTCCTGGTAGAAATCCTCCTCCGCCTTCCCACCCCAGAGGACCTCAtccgcgcctccgccgcctgcgTCTCCTTCCGCCGCCTCGTCGCCGACCGCGCCTTCCTCCGGCGCTTCCGCAAGCTCCACCCCGCGCCCCTCCTCGGCTTCCTCGACTACAAAGGATTCCCCCCCGCCGTACCGCCTCACCCCTCCGCGCGGGCGGCCAGCGCCGTCGCCAGCGCCGCCGACTTCGACTTCACCTTCCTCCCCGCCCCCTACTGGGGCTGGACCGTGCGGGAAGTCCGCGACGGCCGCGTCCTCCTCGACAGACCCTGCCGTCACGACGAGCTCGGACCCCTCTTCAAGGAGATGGTGGTGTGCGACCCCCTGCACCGGCGGTACCTCCTGCTCCCCCCAATCCCCGATGACCTAGCCGCTCCGGCTGTGTGCCAAATCCTGATAGAAAGGGATTGCTTCGCCGACTGCTTCCTCGCCCCttccggcgacgaggaggaggcagaAGCTATGGAGGAGGAGACTTCATTCAGAGTTTTCTGGCTGGTGCTGCTCCAAACTAAACGGGCGGTACTTGCCTTCTCTTCCTCCACAGGGCAATGGCGAGCCATTACATCCCTAACTTGCAGCTTACTTGGCTTTGTCTTGTCTACATGGACGCTTTTGTCCGTGTCGCGCCATTACGCGCATGGCTGCTTCTACTGGATTTCAGGTTTGAGTGAAAAGTTGCTCGTGCTTGACATCCGGAGGATGGAGTTCTCCATGCCTGACCACCCACCATGTGTCAGAGTTTTGAGGGGTGATGTAGCCATCGTGGAGGCAGGCCAAGGCGTGACTGTGATGTTTGTTCCTAAACCTGACACATCTCGGCGTGTTTATACTGTTTGGCGAAACAATGGTTGGAGTTCCACCCAGTGGCAGATGGAGAATGAGGCATTTTCGCTGGATTCTGGGTCCTTTATGATAGGTGCAGTGGGGAGGCACTTGCTCCTACATTATGGCATGATCTCATCGGTCAAGACAGGTTGTTACACGCGGGATGTCAACACACTCCAGCTTGAGAGGGTGTGTGATTCATGTCCCCACCAGTCAGAAGCATATTGCAACTTCCCACCATCGTTATTATCGTCACCGACAGTGTCAAGTG GCCCCGAAACGGTATCATGA
- the LOC125540285 gene encoding uncharacterized protein LOC125540285 isoform X1, whose translation MALPAIPDELLVEILLRLPTPEDLIRASAACVSFRRLVADRAFLRRFRKLHPAPLLGFLDYKGFPPAVPPHPSARAASAVASAADFDFTFLPAPYWGWTVREVRDGRVLLDRPCRHDELGPLFKEMVVCDPLHRRYLLLPPIPDDLAAPAVCQILIERDCFADCFLAPSGDEEEAEAMEEETSFRVFWLVLLQTKRAVLAFSSSTGQWRAITSLTCSLLGFVLSTWTLLSVSRHYAHGCFYWISGLSEKLLVLDIRRMEFSMPDHPPCVRVLRGDVAIVEAGQGVTVMFVPKPDTSRRVYTVWRNNGWSSTQWQMENEAFSLDSGSFMIGAVGRHLLLHYGMISSVKTGCYTRDVNTLQLERVCDSCPHQSEAYCNFPPSLLSSPTVSSVPRHTNYQGVDDAVPAPEPRQSDPGGVEGPTGQEPTDLARELPCKRRRLSGRSGSRTHGGGSRWTGRRRLRLDPWWMRAWGRMRGQIKLLSRTAAAKTLGGRGLPRVC comes from the exons TCCCCGACGAGCTCCTGGTAGAAATCCTCCTCCGCCTTCCCACCCCAGAGGACCTCAtccgcgcctccgccgcctgcgTCTCCTTCCGCCGCCTCGTCGCCGACCGCGCCTTCCTCCGGCGCTTCCGCAAGCTCCACCCCGCGCCCCTCCTCGGCTTCCTCGACTACAAAGGATTCCCCCCCGCCGTACCGCCTCACCCCTCCGCGCGGGCGGCCAGCGCCGTCGCCAGCGCCGCCGACTTCGACTTCACCTTCCTCCCCGCCCCCTACTGGGGCTGGACCGTGCGGGAAGTCCGCGACGGCCGCGTCCTCCTCGACAGACCCTGCCGTCACGACGAGCTCGGACCCCTCTTCAAGGAGATGGTGGTGTGCGACCCCCTGCACCGGCGGTACCTCCTGCTCCCCCCAATCCCCGATGACCTAGCCGCTCCGGCTGTGTGCCAAATCCTGATAGAAAGGGATTGCTTCGCCGACTGCTTCCTCGCCCCttccggcgacgaggaggaggcagaAGCTATGGAGGAGGAGACTTCATTCAGAGTTTTCTGGCTGGTGCTGCTCCAAACTAAACGGGCGGTACTTGCCTTCTCTTCCTCCACAGGGCAATGGCGAGCCATTACATCCCTAACTTGCAGCTTACTTGGCTTTGTCTTGTCTACATGGACGCTTTTGTCCGTGTCGCGCCATTACGCGCATGGCTGCTTCTACTGGATTTCAGGTTTGAGTGAAAAGTTGCTCGTGCTTGACATCCGGAGGATGGAGTTCTCCATGCCTGACCACCCACCATGTGTCAGAGTTTTGAGGGGTGATGTAGCCATCGTGGAGGCAGGCCAAGGCGTGACTGTGATGTTTGTTCCTAAACCTGACACATCTCGGCGTGTTTATACTGTTTGGCGAAACAATGGTTGGAGTTCCACCCAGTGGCAGATGGAGAATGAGGCATTTTCGCTGGATTCTGGGTCCTTTATGATAGGTGCAGTGGGGAGGCACTTGCTCCTACATTATGGCATGATCTCATCGGTCAAGACAGGTTGTTACACGCGGGATGTCAACACACTCCAGCTTGAGAGGGTGTGTGATTCATGTCCCCACCAGTCAGAAGCATATTGCAACTTCCCACCATCGTTATTATCGTCACCGACAGTGTCAAGTG TCCCACGCCACACCAACTACCAAGGAGTGGACGACGCTGTGCCGGCACCAGAACCACGACAATCTGACCCTGGAGGCGTGGAAGGACCTACCGGTCAAGAACCGACGGACCTCGCCAGGGAACTGCCGTGCAAGCGCCGTCGTCTCAGCGGCCGCTCGGGCTCCAGAACCCATGGAGGCGGGTCGCGATGGACGGGGAGAAGGAGGCTGAGGCTTGACCCGTGGTGGATGAGGGCCTGGGGGCGGATGAGGGGCCAGATCAAGCTGCTGTCCAGGACTGCTGCGGCCAAGACCTTGGGTGGGAGGGGCTTGCCTAGGGTGTGCTAG